GCATGTGGTCGCCGCCTGGGTCGAACATCAGGTGGCGCAATGCGGTTATTGCCAGTCCGGGCAGGTGATGGCGGCCACGGCGCTGCTCAAGCACACGCCCGCGCCGACAGTCGCGCAAATTGATGCGGCGATGGTCAACCTGTGCCGCTGCGGCACCTATAACGCCATCCACACCGCCATGCAGGATTTGGCCCAGCAGAAGGAGCGCGTCTGATGAATACGCGCAACGAACTGCTGGATGTAGCCTTGGGCGACCCGGTCAACCTGTCGCGCCGGCGTTTTCTGGCCAGCGCCGCCGTGGGCGCCCTGGTGATTGGTTTCGGCCTGCCGCTGGGCGGTGGCCGCGCCTTCGCGGCCACCGCCAACCCCACGGAACGCGGCACGCAGGTGCCGGCGTTTCTGGAGATTCGCCCGGACGGCACGGTGCGCCTGCTCAGCCCCTTTATGGAAGGCGGCCAAGGCACCCACACGGCCATGGCGCAAATTGTTGGTGAAGAACTGGACGCCGACCCCGCCACCTTCATCGTCGAGGCCGCGCCACCGGGCGATGCCTATGTGGTGATGGAAAACGGCATGCGCATCACCGGCGGCAGCATGTCGGTGCGCATGAGTTACCCAGTGATGCGCCGCCTGGGCGCCCTGGCCCGTGCCATGCTGTTGCAGGCCGGTGCCGAGCAACTGGGCGTGCCGGTCGCGCAACTGACCACCACCCCCGGCCGCGTGGTACACGCCGCCTCGGGCCGCTCGCTGGGGTATGGCGAACTGGCCAGCCGCGCCCTCGACATGCCGGTGCCTGACCCGTCCACCATCACCCTGCGCGACCCGAGTCAGTTCCGCTGGATCGGCAAGCCGGTCAAACGCCTGGATGCCTACGACAAATCCACCGGCAAGGCGCAATACAGCATCGACCTCAAGGTCGACGGCATGCTCCACGCCGCCGTCCAGCATGCGCCGCGCCTGGGCATGACCGTGGGCAGCCTGCGCAATCAGTCCCAAGTCGAAGCCATGAAAGGCGTGCACTCGGTGCATCAACTGCCTGGCGCCGTGGCCGTGGTGGCCGAGCGCTGGTGGCACGCCAAGCGTGCAGTAGAAGCTATTCAGGTCGAATGGCTGGAAGCCGCCGCCGACTCTACAGTGCGCGCCATGCCGGCAGATTTTTCCAGCGACAAATACCGTGACTTCCTCGCCGCCCAGCAAGGCCCGGCCCGCGACGAAGAAAACGAAGGCGACATCAACGCCACGCTGGCAAACGCCAAGACCAAGGTCGAAGCCACCTACCACAACCAGTACGTCAACCACGCCCAACTGGAGCCGCCATCGGCCCTGGCGCGCTATAACCCGGATGGCACACTGGAAGTGTGGCTGCCGAACCAGGCGCCGGACATGTTCCGCGCCGACATCGCCAAGCGCACCGGGCTGGATGTGTCGAAGATCACCCTGCACTCGCCGTTGCTGGGCGGCTTTTTCGGCCGGCATTTCCTGTATGACTCGGCCAACCCGTACCCGCAGGCCGTCGCATTGGCCAAAGCCGTGGGCCGCCCGGTCAAGCTGATCTGGAGCCGCGAAGAAGAGTTCCTGCGCGATGTGCTGCGCCCGGTCGCGGTGGTCAAGTTCCGCGCTGCACTGGATGACAAAGGCTTGCCGGTGGCCATCGAAGCCGTGAGCGCCACCGAAGGCCCATCCGAAGCCATCGCCGGCAAACAGGGCGATAAAATCGACCCGACGGCGCTTGAAGGGTTGTCGGGCAAGTCCTACGCGATTCCCAATAAGCGCATCGCCCAGATCTACGTCAAAGGCCCGACCATGCTCGGCTACTGGCGTTCGGTGGGCAACTCGCTGAATGACTTTTTCTACGAAGCC
The window above is part of the Pseudomonas sp. KBS0710 genome. Proteins encoded here:
- a CDS encoding molybdopterin cofactor-binding domain-containing protein, translated to MNTRNELLDVALGDPVNLSRRRFLASAAVGALVIGFGLPLGGGRAFAATANPTERGTQVPAFLEIRPDGTVRLLSPFMEGGQGTHTAMAQIVGEELDADPATFIVEAAPPGDAYVVMENGMRITGGSMSVRMSYPVMRRLGALARAMLLQAGAEQLGVPVAQLTTTPGRVVHAASGRSLGYGELASRALDMPVPDPSTITLRDPSQFRWIGKPVKRLDAYDKSTGKAQYSIDLKVDGMLHAAVQHAPRLGMTVGSLRNQSQVEAMKGVHSVHQLPGAVAVVAERWWHAKRAVEAIQVEWLEAAADSTVRAMPADFSSDKYRDFLAAQQGPARDEENEGDINATLANAKTKVEATYHNQYVNHAQLEPPSALARYNPDGTLEVWLPNQAPDMFRADIAKRTGLDVSKITLHSPLLGGFFGRHFLYDSANPYPQAVALAKAVGRPVKLIWSREEEFLRDVLRPVAVVKFRAALDDKGLPVAIEAVSATEGPSEAIAGKQGDKIDPTALEGLSGKSYAIPNKRIAQIYVKGPTMLGYWRSVGNSLNDFFYEAFLDELADKGGHDPYELRLHLLRDNKRLTTLLQAVGELSGGWKRGPYTAEDGSRRARGVAMASPFGSHAAVVAEVSIENGQVKVHHIWEAIDPGSIVNPAIIEAQVNGAVALGLSQTLVEEAVYVDGKPRARNYDLYPILPPSRMAKVHVKIVESGEKMGGIGEPPLPAVAPAVANAVAHLTGQRIRSLPLSRYTFA